The bacterium genome contains a region encoding:
- a CDS encoding M28 family peptidase encodes MKNTLFFTGIIVFLLSSFGEGRDQFPGLSLPVDPVIQSMVDSVSADSLEAYVRRLEGFYTRRVLTDSHKLAGQWIAQKYSDWNYPVEYDSVWVDSTYYNYTLSKWYEIGLRGFAQNIIAPVKGTVDSQSIYIYGGHYDSYGESIDPTFGSLYLPAPGAEDNASGTACVMECARLFKDKTWESSLKFIGFGSEELGYSSAHHYAMQAYLKGWDIKGMVGFDLVGSDASFLNQVVNSAWGNVSDELIEVYSTVASV; translated from the coding sequence ATGAAAAATACATTGTTTTTCACGGGGATCATTGTTTTCCTTCTATCAAGCTTTGGCGAAGGGCGGGATCAGTTCCCAGGACTGTCCCTCCCGGTCGATCCAGTCATCCAGTCCATGGTGGATTCGGTCAGCGCCGATTCCCTGGAAGCCTATGTACGGAGGTTGGAAGGATTCTACACCCGACGGGTATTGACAGATAGCCACAAATTGGCCGGGCAATGGATAGCGCAAAAATATTCTGATTGGAATTATCCGGTAGAGTATGACAGCGTTTGGGTAGATAGCACTTATTATAATTATACTCTGAGCAAATGGTATGAAATTGGTCTGCGTGGTTTTGCCCAAAACATCATAGCACCGGTAAAAGGGACAGTTGATTCCCAGTCAATATACATATATGGTGGGCATTATGATTCATATGGTGAGAGTATCGATCCGACTTTTGGTTCGCTCTATCTTCCAGCCCCGGGGGCGGAAGACAACGCCAGCGGGACCGCCTGTGTGATGGAATGTGCCAGGCTCTTTAAAGATAAAACTTGGGAAAGCAGCCTCAAGTTTATTGGGTTTGGGAGTGAGGAATTAGGGTATTCGTCCGCCCATCATTATGCCATGCAGGCATATCTGAAAGGCTGGGATATAAAGGGAATGGTGGGATTTGATTTAGTCGGCAGTGATGCATCTTTTTTAAACCAAGTAGTCAATAGCGCCTGGGGGAACGTCAGTGATGAACTGATAGAGGTTTATTCAACAGTGGCAAGTGT